In a single window of the Acipenser ruthenus chromosome 8, fAciRut3.2 maternal haplotype, whole genome shotgun sequence genome:
- the LOC117406801 gene encoding gap junction alpha-5 protein-like, translated as MGDWSLLGNILEEVQEHSTIVGKVWLTVVFIFRILVLGTAAESSWGDEHSDFECDTLQPGCTNVCYDKAFPISHIRYWVLQIIFVSTPSLIYMGHAMHTVRMEEKKKLREQEDRAQGGKEYLEDKVDVSMKEEATVKIKLKGTLLQTYVFSILIRTVIEVAFIVGQYLIYGIFLKPLYHCDNWPCPNPVNCYMSRPTEKNVFIVFMLTVAVFSLFLSVVELYHLGWKKFKQCLRTYNSTPNPVAAAPISKEPDAPDRPSQACTPTPDFNRCLVATDGRCNPFNNKLAHQQNSANMATERHHSRDNLEGEDFLQMHYLQGSETSNSSAAPPGHENLFKDKRRLSKASGSSSRVRSDDLAV; from the coding sequence ATGGGTGACTGGAGTCTTTTAGGAAACATCCTTGAAGAAGTACAGGAGCACTCAACGATAGTGGGAAAGGTCTGGCTCACTGTGGTCTTTATTTTCCGGATCCTTGTCCTGGGCACTGCAGCCGAGTCCTCCTGGGGAGATGAGCACAGCGACTTTGAATGTGATACCCTGCAGCCTGGTTGCACGAATGTGTGCTACGACAAGGCTTTCCCCATCTCACACATCCGCTATTGGGTTCTTCAGATTATATTTGTTTCAACCCCCTCCCTCATCTACATGGGACATGCTATGCATACAGTCCGCATGGAGGAGAAAAAGAAACTCAGAGAGCAAGAAGACAGGGCCCAAGGTGGCAAAGAGTATCTAGAAGACAAGGTGGACGTATCAATGAAAGAAGAAGCCACTGTCAAGATCAAGCTCAAGGGGACTTTACTCCAAACATACGTCTTCAGTATCCTCATCAGGACGGTTATTGAGGTGGCTTTCATTGTGGGTCAGTATCTTATTTACGGGATCTTCCTGAAACCCCTCTACCACTGCGATAATTGGCCTTGCCCTAATCCTGTGAACTGCTACATGTCCAGGCCAACTGAGAAGAACGTCTTCATAGTGTTCATGCTTACTGTGGCGGTGTTCTCACTTTTTCTGAGTGTGGTGGAGCTTTACCATCTTGGATGGAAGAAGTTCAAGCAGTGTTTGAGAACCTACAACTCCACCCCTAACCCTGTTGCAGCTGCCCCCATCTCCAAGGAACCTGACGCACCAGACAGACCCTCCCAGGCTTGCACACCTACACCAGATTTCAACCGGTGTTTGGTGGCGACCGATGGCCGATGCAACCCTTTCAATAACAAGCTGGCCCACCAGCAGAACTCTGCCAATATGGCCACAGAGCGTCACCATAGTCGTGACAACTTGGAGGGTGAAGATTTTCTCCAAATGCACTACCTGCAAGGAAGTGAGACCTCCAATAGTTCAGCTGCCCCTCCTGGGCATGAGAACCTTTTTAAGGATAAACGTAGACTCAGCAAGGCCAGCGGGTCCAGTAGTAGAGTGAGATCTGATGACCTAGCAGTATAA